From a single Candidatus Zixiibacteriota bacterium genomic region:
- a CDS encoding class I SAM-dependent methyltransferase produces MKIIRNESMRLYHDLSWLWPIISHHEDYIEEGEFFIRLIKEYGAEGVKTILNLGSGGGALDWVLKSEFNITGIDVSLPMMTLAQKLNPEVEYIPEDMRSVRLNRKFNAVILHDAVAHMETLEELRAAFLTAYEHLERGGLLITFAEEWAEHFIQNRTEVKNHKKDNIELTYIENNYDPDPSDSTYECTFVYLIRREGFLDIQTDRMALGIFPLKTWSETLREVGFEVVQLQSPLANIADGLANESYPVFIGIKT; encoded by the coding sequence ATGAAGATAATACGTAATGAATCCATGCGGCTGTACCATGACCTTTCGTGGCTCTGGCCGATAATATCGCATCACGAGGATTATATTGAAGAAGGGGAATTCTTTATCCGTTTGATAAAGGAATATGGCGCCGAGGGTGTCAAAACAATCCTCAATCTCGGCTCCGGCGGCGGCGCTCTCGACTGGGTGCTCAAAAGTGAATTTAACATCACCGGAATCGATGTCAGCCTCCCGATGATGACGCTGGCGCAGAAACTCAACCCCGAGGTGGAATATATCCCCGAGGATATGCGCTCTGTCCGGCTCAATCGTAAGTTTAATGCCGTGATTCTGCATGATGCCGTGGCGCATATGGAAACACTCGAGGAATTAAGAGCCGCCTTTCTCACCGCCTACGAGCATCTCGAAAGAGGTGGCCTCCTGATAACCTTCGCCGAAGAGTGGGCCGAGCATTTTATCCAGAACCGAACCGAAGTCAAGAATCATAAGAAAGACAACATAGAATTGACCTATATCGAAAATAATTATGATCCCGATCCCTCCGACAGCACCTATGAATGCACCTTCGTCTATTTGATCCGCCGTGAGGGATTTCTCGATATCCAAACCGATCGCATGGCGCTGGGGATTTTCCCGCTCAAAACCTGGAGTGAGACGCTAAGAGAGGTGGGCTTTGAAGTGGTGCAACTGCAATCACCCTTGGCCAATATCGCCGATGGTCTCGCAAATGAATCCTATCCGGTTTTTATCGGAATTAAGACTTGA